The following are encoded together in the Equus quagga isolate Etosha38 chromosome 1, UCLA_HA_Equagga_1.0, whole genome shotgun sequence genome:
- the TMEM121B gene encoding transmembrane protein 121B, producing the protein MHPALGNPRSVSTSSGSFPQPPAAARLQPLFLRGASSRGRRGSGDSSTSTSTSRGGGGGRRGGGGGGSPSSSTGAEREDDDESISISKPLVPAAASGLQGPPAQGGAPAANPAPAAFSSSVATSSSSSTPTSSCSMTAADFGGGAAVGAVGGSGGRSAGGAGGPGTGSGTSCCSCCCCCGRPARPGRRGRRRGCAPRPGCRWGYQALSVVLLLAQGGLLDLYLIAVTDLYWCSWIATDLVVVVGWAIFFAKNSRGRRGGAASGAHNHHQHHHHAAPTLHLPAPSTASAGAAAGAKARGGRGGAGGPGGGPGTAGAAGEFAFAYLAWLIYSIAFTPKVVLILGTSILDLIELRAPFGTMGFRLTMALSVPLLYSLVRAISEAGAPPGSAGPLLLQPQQHRAAGCFLGTCLDLLDSFTLVELMLEGRVPLPAHLRYLLIAVYFLTLASPVLWLYELNAAAAASSWGQASGPGSCSRLLRLLGGCLVDVPLLALRCLLVVSYQQPLSIFMLKNLFFLGCRGLEALEGCWDRGSRASPSRARGGYGGPPSAPPPPRPPQGGSQLGHCISENEGGAHGYVNTLAVASQN; encoded by the coding sequence ATGCACCCAGCGCTCGGCAACCCCCGCTCGGTCTCGACCTCGTCCggctccttcccccagccccccgccgccgcccggcTGCAGCCCCTTTTCCTCCGGGGGGCGTCCTCCCGCGGCCGGAGAGGTTCGGGCGacagcagcaccagcaccagcaccagccGGGGGGGAGGCGGCGGCAGacgcggcgggggcggcggcggctcccCCAGCAGCAGCACCGGCGCGGAGCGAGAGGACGACGACgagagcatcagcatcagcaaGCCGCTGGTGCCGGCTGCCGCCTCCGGGCTCCAGGGGCCCCCGGCTCAGGGGGGCGCCCCAGCCGCCAACCCAGCGCCCGCCGCTTTCTCCTCCTCGGtcgccacctcctcctccagctccacgCCCACCTCCTCCTGCAGCATGACAGCCGCGGACTTTGGCGGGGGCGCTGCGGTCGGGGCCGTCGGGGGCTCCGGGGGCCGCTCGGCTGGGGGCGCGGGCGGCCCCGGGACCGGCAGCGGCACCTCCTGCTGTTCgtgttgctgctgctgtggcCGCCCAGCCCGCCCGGGCCGCAGGGGTCGGCGCCGCGGCTGCGCCCCCAGACCGGGGTGCCGCTGGGGCTACCAGGCGCTGTCCGTGGTGCTGCTGCTGGCGCAGGGCGGTCTGCTGGACCTGTACCTCATCGCCGTCACCGACCTGTACTGGTGCTCCTGGATCGCCACCgacctggtggtggtggtgggctgGGCCATCTTCTTCGCCAAGAACAGCCGGGGCCGTCGGGGCGGCGCGGCGAGTGGCGCGCAcaaccaccaccagcaccaccaccacgcCGCGCCCACGCTGCACCTGCCCGCCCCATCGACAGCCTCCGCCGGGGCTGCGGCCGGGGCCAAGGCACGCGGCGGCCGCGGGGGCGCGGGCGGCCCGGGGGGCGGCCCGGGGACTGCTGGGGCGGCGGGCGAGTTCGCCTTTGCTTACCTGGCCTGGCTCATCTACTCCATCGCCTTCACGCCCAAGGTGGTGCTCATCCTGGGCACGTCCATTCTGGACCTCATCGAGCTGCGCGCGCCCTTCGGCACCATGGGTTTCCGTCTCACCATGGCGCTATCCGTGCCCCTGCTCTACAGCCTGGTGCGGGCCATCAGCGAAGCGGGCGCCCCGCCTGGCTCGGCGGGACCTCTgctcctgcagccccagcagcACCGCGCCGCCGGCTGCTTCCTGGGCACGTGTCTGGACCTGCTCGACAGCTTCACCCTGGTGGAGCTAATGCTGGAGGGCCGCGTGCCACTACCCGCGCACCTGCGCTACCTGCTCATCGCTGTGTACTTTCTCACCCTCGCCTCGCCGGTGCTCTGGCTCTACGAGCTCAACGCCGCCGCGGCAGCTTCGTCCTGGGGCCAGGCCTCGGGTCCAGGTAGCTGCAGCCGCCTTCTGCGCCTGCTGGGTGGCTGCCTAGTAGACGTGCCCTTGCTGGCGCTGCGCTGCCTCCTGGTGGTGAGCTACCAGCAGCCCCTCTCCATCTTCATGCTCAAGAACCTCTTCTTCCTTGGCTGCCGCGGCCTGGAGGCCCTGGAGGGCTGTTGGGACCGGGGGAGTCGGGCCTCCCCCAGTCGGGCCAGAGGGGGCTACGGCGGTCCGCCCTCTGCTCCACCGCCACCGCGGCCACCTCAGGGAGGCTCCCAGCTCGGCCACTGCATCTCGGAGAACGAGGGGGGTGCCCATGGCTATGTCAACACCCTGGCTGTGGCCTCCCAGAATTGA